A section of the Opitutaceae bacterium genome encodes:
- a CDS encoding sulfatase-like hydrolase/transferase produces the protein MIDSRLLMVMRIASLLLASLTMATVAMGAPDRPNILWLTSEDHGQEMGCYGDKLARTPNVDALAAKGMHFRFAWSNHPVCAPARTAIITGLFGESSGGINMRSMVPLQPGVRLFPEYLREAGYYCVNNSKEDYNVPKTSGTWDVSSKDAHWRNCPAGHPFFSVFNSLKSHESQIRSKQASLPGGIITDPAKVRVPAFHPDTPEVRKDWARYYDIVSAADADAGAHLRELAAAGLEDDTIVIYFGDHGSGMPRYKRWPGDSGLRVPLVVYIPEKWRSLAPSDYAPGAVSDRLVSFVDLAPTMLSLAGVKPPAWMQGSAFAGRYIAPGPKYLFGGRDRMDECLDVARSVTDGRYVYIRNYYPFLSDGQHIAYQFETPTTRIWRQWFDEGRTNEAQSAFWRTPRPAEELFDLTTDRDEVRNLAGSPAHAEELARFRQALRAHQLEVRDIAMLPEGEMRARLVAHEPVPELERVIETADLASRASPNERSELIKRLYDPASAVRSWAALGCLIQGPAMVKAAAGPLSVALADSSPHVRISAARALARYGTAEEVKSALETLRELAPPDVNGFFVALEALNAINDLGVRAGDLRAWASRLSADIPYPNERYDSYLPNVIGKLGQPPEGR, from the coding sequence ATGATTGATTCCCGACTTCTCATGGTTATGCGCATCGCCTCCCTGCTGCTTGCATCGCTCACAATGGCCACGGTCGCAATGGGTGCGCCGGACCGCCCAAACATCCTCTGGCTCACGAGCGAGGATCATGGACAGGAGATGGGCTGCTATGGAGACAAGCTTGCGCGCACGCCAAATGTCGACGCGCTCGCGGCCAAAGGCATGCATTTCCGCTTTGCCTGGTCGAATCATCCGGTCTGTGCGCCGGCGCGCACGGCCATCATCACCGGGCTCTTCGGCGAAAGTTCCGGAGGCATAAACATGCGATCGATGGTGCCGCTTCAGCCTGGTGTCCGCCTTTTCCCGGAGTACCTGCGGGAGGCGGGCTACTATTGCGTGAACAATTCCAAGGAGGACTACAATGTTCCGAAGACCTCGGGCACCTGGGATGTTTCATCGAAGGATGCCCACTGGCGCAATTGTCCGGCGGGGCATCCCTTTTTCTCGGTGTTCAATTCGTTGAAGAGCCATGAGAGCCAGATACGTTCGAAGCAGGCCAGCCTGCCTGGCGGCATCATCACCGATCCGGCGAAGGTGCGCGTGCCGGCCTTTCATCCGGACACGCCCGAGGTTCGGAAGGACTGGGCGCGCTATTACGACATCGTGAGCGCGGCCGACGCCGATGCCGGAGCGCACCTGCGCGAGCTCGCGGCGGCGGGGCTGGAGGATGACACGATTGTGATCTATTTCGGAGATCACGGCAGTGGCATGCCCCGCTACAAGCGCTGGCCGGGCGACTCCGGACTGCGTGTTCCCCTGGTGGTTTACATCCCAGAGAAGTGGCGCAGCCTCGCGCCGTCGGACTATGCGCCGGGGGCGGTTTCCGACCGTCTGGTGAGCTTCGTCGACCTTGCCCCCACCATGCTGAGTCTTGCCGGTGTAAAGCCGCCCGCGTGGATGCAGGGAAGCGCCTTTGCGGGCCGGTACATCGCACCGGGCCCCAAGTATCTTTTTGGCGGACGAGACCGCATGGACGAATGCCTGGATGTCGCCCGCAGTGTGACCGACGGACGTTATGTCTACATTCGGAACTACTATCCCTTCCTCTCCGACGGACAGCACATCGCCTATCAGTTTGAAACCCCGACCACGCGCATCTGGAGGCAGTGGTTTGATGAAGGCCGCACCAACGAGGCGCAGAGCGCGTTCTGGCGGACACCGCGTCCCGCGGAGGAGCTTTTCGATCTGACGACGGACAGGGATGAAGTGCGCAACCTTGCCGGATCGCCGGCCCACGCGGAGGAGCTGGCGCGTTTTCGCCAGGCGCTGCGTGCGCATCAGCTTGAGGTCCGTGACATCGCGATGCTGCCGGAGGGGGAGATGCGCGCCCGACTTGTCGCGCACGAGCCGGTTCCGGAACTGGAGCGAGTCATCGAGACAGCGGACCTTGCGTCGCGCGCGTCGCCGAATGAACGCAGTGAACTCATCAAGCGCCTGTACGACCCGGCTTCCGCGGTGCGCAGCTGGGCGGCGCTGGGATGTCTCATCCAGGGGCCGGCGATGGTGAAGGCGGCGGCCGGTCCGCTGTCAGTGGCGCTGGCTGACTCATCGCCCCATGTGCGCATTTCCGCGGCGCGGGCGCTGGCGCGTTATGGCACTGCGGAGGAGGTGAAATCCGCGCTGGAGACGCTGCGCGAACTCGCGCCGCCGGACGTGAACGGGTTCTTTGTCGCCTTGGAGGCGCTCAATGCAATCAACGACCTTGGCGTCCGCGCCGGAGACCTTCGCGCCTGGGCCTCCCGCCTGAGCGCCGACATCCCGTATCCAAACGAACGATACGATTCCTACCTGCCCAATGTCATTGGAAAACTCGGACAGCCGCCCGAGGGACGATAG
- a CDS encoding AURKAIP1/COX24 domain-containing protein: MGNLKKKRRLKMNKHKRRKRLKSNRHKKRTWQK, encoded by the coding sequence ATGGGCAATCTGAAGAAGAAGCGTCGTCTCAAGATGAACAAGCACAAGCGCCGGAAGCGCTTGAAATCGAATCGCCACAAGAAGCGCACGTGGCAGAAGTGA